The Pseudomonas sp. MM223 genome segment GTCCTGGAACAACATCTCGAAGTCGACGCCTTCATTGCTGTAGTGCTTGTCCCAGCAGGCCAGTGCTGACTTCCTTAACGACAGTATTTTCTCGATCTGTGGCTTGCCGAGACCATTGTAGAGGAGAGCAGGTACGGCAGGGAGCAGGTGCTGAACCGTGTCTAGCATCCTGCTGATATGAGAAGGAGAGATTGGGTATCCGTCCTTCGTCAGACGGCGAGAGAGTTCTCGAATCCCAATCACCTCCCCACTCTCGGATTCATACAGCGCTTTTGCGTTCCCCACACCCACGGCGCGCTCGATGAACTTGAGTTCACCCTTGAGATCCTCAGCTAAGTGGCCGGTGAGCATGATGATCTCACCGCGGGCTTGGTCCCAAGGGCGGAACAGCACGTGGAGGCGCTGGTACAGCGGGTCGTTGGTCTCTTGGAACAGCTCCTTCAAGATCGAGATGCGAGTATTGCCACCGTTGCGAATACGGTACTTCTCTTCCCCTGGCCGGCGAGTTACAGGCGGGGGGGTGTCGAGGCCGCGGTTGCGTATCGACTCCTTGAGTTCATCGTACCGAGGGTTACGGGTGGTACGAGGGTTGTCCTCCCAAGGGAGGACCTCGTCGATGCTCAGCACGAGTGGGGTATCAGCGATAGGGTCGCTCATGGCGGCGGTGGAGCCTGTAGGGCTGAAGCCTGGAGCCAGGAGCTTGGCTTTGAGGTCTGTAGCGGCCATATCAAGCTCCTACCGCAGCAATGTGGGACAGACCCAGTGGAGTTTGCTTGCGGACCAGGTGCAACACCTCCTGGATGTCGGCCTGTGTAGGAACGGCGTTTTGCAGCAGGCGATCGATGATCTTGTAAGCGCGAACCAGCTCTGACTTGAGATTGTCGTCTGCTGAACCGGCCTGGACCTGAGCAGTATTGTGTTGGTCATTGAGCAGCGATTGCTCAAGACGCTCAATAATCTCGCTGTTCATAGAGCGATGGTTGTCGCGGGCGACTTGAGCGACACGTTCACGCATGCCATCAGGCAGGCGAACCACAAATTTGTCAGCGGTGCGGGAATTGGTTGCGTTCATGGTGTTCTCCTTACTGGCGGCGCTTGAGTTGGTCGGTGAGCTGAGTGGGCAGGTTCTTGATCGTCAGCGAGCCGGTGTCGGCGTCGTAGGTGACGTTGGAACCGAGTAGGTGCGCCTCAAAGCTGATCGACAGACCTTCGGCGCGGCCGGTGAAACGGCGGAACTGGTTGAGAGTGCGCTTATCGGCCGGGATCTCCGGGGATAGGCCGTAGTCGCTATTGCGGATGTGGTCATAAAACGCCTGAGGGCGGTCTTCATCGAGGGTCTGGGACAGCTCTTGAAGAGAGAGGGGCTGCCCCAGCTTCGTTTGGGTGGTGGCATAGTCGAGCAGCGCGTGGGTTTTCTCCCGGGCGCTTTCTTCTGGGAGATCTTCTTTCTCGACGTAATCGGTGAATGCTTTGAGAAGCGTGCGGGTTTCACCTGGCCCGTCGACGCCTTCTTGGCACCCGATGAAGTCGCGGAAGTAGTCCGAACTCTTCCTGCCGTTTTTGCCTTTAACGAAAGAAATGTACTGCTTCGAGTTTGGGTTGTTGCGCCACTCGCTCAGGTTGATCCGGGCCGCGCAGGAGAAGTTGCTGGTGTCCAGGTAGCGAGAGGCGACAACATTAAGATCACCGTCGAGGCCGACGGTTTCGACCTGCTGGAGGACAGCGATCATCAGGTATTCAGTCAGGCCTTGTTGGTAATGGCTGAAGAGCACGTGGCCGCCGGTAGACAGGTTGACCTCTTCAATCAATTTCTGCAGGTGTTCGACAGACACACGGCTGAAGCTGGTGAAGTCTTGCTGCTCCTCCAGGTACTGTTTCAGCCAACCGCTGAATGGGTACGCACCCGACTCCCCATGGAAGAAGCCCCACGCTTTGCCTTGCTTGGCGTTGTAGCTGTCGTTCAGGTCGGCCTGGAGGTTCTCGACGGCATCCGTAGCCGGTAGCTCTGTGTCACGAGCGTGAAGTACGGCCGGGTTGCCGTCGGGCTGCTTATCGAGCTGGTGAACGATTGCATGTCGGATTGGCATTATTGAATCCCCCGGGACATGTTGTTTTGGGCCTCGGCACGGCGGAGCAGCGCTCGAGTATTGCGCTCGGTACGGCGGTCGCTGGGCGTGCAAGACGTGAAGATCGGTGTAAAGCCGGACTTGCTGAATTTCAGATGCCCGCTGTTGGAGCGGGAGAGAGTCCAGCCTTCGGAGAGGGCGAATTCGGCAAGCCGGCGAACACTGTCGTGCGCGCCGCGAAGGAGGTTACGCATTGGATCCGGCCTCCTTCTGGCAAAGCGCATCACCGGCTTGGATGGCCACGATTTCCGGAGTGCAGCCGGGGTATTGAGTGGCCAGGTCGGTGAGGAACTCACGTGCTGTTTCGCGCGATCCAGGAATGCGGAAGACCACGGTGCAATGATGAGCCTCGTCATCGGAGCTGGTCAGATAGGGGGTTACTGCCACCTTCAGACCGCAGCTCAGGAGATGTCTTGGTACCCATACGGACCAGAAATAGTTGGTCAGCAGGGCTGGTTGGCCAAGAAGGGTCGCTGCCAGCGTTCCAGCATCATGGCTTTCCAGCTCGATGTACTGCAGCCGGGCAAGCTCTTGCATAGCCTCATTCAGCTCAACAGGCACCGTGGTTTCACCGAACTGGGTGAGCCGTGAGATAACCTGGCCGAGAGCATCCAGCCAAACCGCGTTGACGCCAGAGTGGTGCGCAAAGGCCAAGGCCGACTGGTCGGTGTTTGCGATCGCAGGGATCGAAGGGTAGATCTGCTCAACTTGCATTGGGCACCTCCGAAAGAGGATTGAGGTCGTAGCTGCCGCAGACCGGGCATACCAGGACCTCTGCCTCACCTTCAGGGGTGTGCTCGGCGGGATGCACCTGCCGTACTTGATGCAGTGCGAAGTGCCGGCCACAGCTATGGCAGGCATGCGTAATCGGATGGGGTTGCATGGACGTCATGCGGCAGCTCCTTGCCAATGATCGGCAGTGAGGTTTGCGAATCGGGTTTGGTTGGCGATGAAGGCAGCCCGGACATAGCCGACGGGGCCATTGCGGTGTTTACCAATGATCAGTTCGGCAACGCCTTTGAGTTCGGTGTCCTCGTTGTACACCTCGTCCCGATAGACAAAGAGGATGAGGTCCGCGTCCTGCTCGATAGCCCCGCTGTCCCGTAGATCAGCATTCACAGGGCGCTTATTGGGACGGCGCTCGAGGTCCCGATTGAGCTGGGAGAGGGCCATGAACGGGCAGTTGAATTCCTTGGCGATCCCCTTCAGTGATCGGGATATTTCGCTGATTTCGTTGACCCTGTTTTCTTGACCAGGACTCCGCATGAGCTGCAGGTAGTCCGCCATGATCAAGCAAGGCTTCCCGAAACGCCGGCTAGCACGTCGAACCTTGGCTCGCATAGCGGCAGGGGTCAGGTTCGCGCTGTCATCGATGACCAGTCGGTTGCCATAGGCGTTCATGCGATGGACGGCGGCTGATAGTTTGGGCCAGTCCTCATCCTGCAGCTGACCCGAAAGTAGCCTGCTCAGATCGATGTGGCCCAGAATGGCCAGCATTCGATAAATCAGGGCCTCGGTAGGCATCTCCATGCTGAAAACCAGCACGATCTTGTCAGGCGAATTGGTCAGCGCAGCATCGACGGTGCTCAAGCAGAACGAGGTTTTGCCCATGGAGGGGCGCGCGCCTACGATGATCAGATCGGCTGGCTGCAAACCACGGGTCATCTCGTCAAGATCGGTGATCCCGGTCGGCACACCGGTCACGGTCACATGGCCATTGAAATTGGCGTCGATCTTGTCGACGACAGAGAGCAATGCCTCATTCATGTCGGTGAATTCGCTAACCACACGACCTTCGCCCAGCTTAAACAGCTTCTGCTCTAGCGTGTCCTGGACCTCAGCCGCGTCAGCGGCGAGTTCAGCAGCGTCCCGAGTCCCCTGAAAACACAGGGACATGATGCGGCGGAGATGGGCGCGGTTGCGCACGATCTCAGCATACGACCGGATATTCGCTACAGACGGAGTGTTCTTGGCCAGGCTCTGCCAGGTAGGAGAGGCCTCCAACCTCCTCAGGGATGGCCATCGCCTCAAAAATCGTCACTATATCGAATGGGCTGTTTTTCTCTGACAGCTCCTGGATGGCAGTGAAGATCAGCCTGTGTTGGGATAGAAAAAAGTCGTCGGCCTGCAGTAGATCACCGACCAGATCCCAGGCTTCGTTGTCCAGCATCAGCCCGCCCAGAACGCCTTGTTCAGCCTCGACGGAATGAGGAGGGGAAAGGATCAGATCGGTCATCTGGCACCTCCCTGGGCAATTCCTGGCTGTTCACTGCGGCCTACTCCCCGGTGGAGCTGAGCACGCTGACCCTGCTTAATTCCTTCGTACAGCGAGCTACGATCGTGGCCCTTGGCTTCGCTTGGCGTGATGTCGAAGCGCTTCAACTCAGGGTGATGTAAGGTCAAGTAGGCACTGATATCAGCCTGGATATCTGGGGCTAGGTCACCAGCGAATTCTCGAACTTTGTAGGCCACTGCCCCGATCCAGCCCTCAGCAAAGAGTTGGCCGCGACGTCGTTTGGTCTTCAGCTGACACCGTTTCTGCTGCGAGACATGCTCGCGACGTGCTTTCTGCAGTTGCAGGACGAGGCTGCTGTAGGCATAAGCAGCCAGATCCGGGCCGATACCCTTGCCCAGGAACTTGAAGCAGTACCCTTTCAATGGGTGGTAGTAGGAGAGGTGGCTGCAGTCGAAAGCGGCTGCGCACGTTGCGGCCAGGGAGTGCAGCCAATCAGCGGGGGAGCGGCGAGTGCCAGTGGGGACGCTTGTTTCTAGAACCTGGCTGGCTCGAAGTTCGTCGGACTCGATGTTGTACTTGGCCATGAGCGAGCGGGCCTGGCGCAATGCGGTTGCGGCCTCGTTCGTGTTTGCCCCCGGACTATTGGCCAAGGACATCAGCTTGGTGACCTTGTCGAGGATCTTCTGCTTGTCCATCATGAACTCTCCCCGGCGCGGCGAGGTCGGCTGCGCAGCGCGGATGCGATCAAGGCCAGGGAGTTCAGTACGCCGAAGACACAGAGCGCATAGGCTGAGTAGACCGCTCCCTGCAACGCGAGCTCGACATGGGGGGCTTTGAAGATCGAGCCCAAGCCATAGGCAGTGGCCAGTGCCACAGAGCAGTTTATGAGATACAGGCAAAGCGAGCCCGCGAATTGAGATATGAGGGCAAAGCTCATGCTTGGCCCTCCTGCCTGTCCGCTGCAGGCACCAAGGCCTCTTGCCAGAGGCGAAGGGTCTCGCGTTCGTCTGCTGTCAAGGCAGCCAAGCCTACAGCTTCGGCCACTTTCTCCTGCAGGAGCCGCAGGCGTTCCTCAACCGATGAACCATCGTCATAAGCAAGGTGGCTGGTCAGGTCGCTGATCATGAAGTAGCGGAGTGATCTGACATTACCTGCTCGGTGTTGCTCCACTGAATGCCCATGGAGCCGAGCAGGTGTCTTCAGCTCGTTTCTGATGTAAACGTTGAATTCAGAAGGGTTGTAGGAGGTGTTTAACTGCCGTGCACGATTCAGAATGAGTGCGGCTTTGATCGTCTCCAGCAGTTCTTCGTGAGTTTCGGTAGGCAAGGGGAACGTACGGGCTACCAGCTGTTTCGACTGAGCATCACGCGCATCTTGCCGGCGTTTCGTTTCTTTCTCGGAACGAACGCGCTTTTCCTTCGCATGGGTCACGTTGTGACCGATCGAATCAACGAGTTGTGCGGCACTACGCAGTAGATCGCGCTGTTCAATGCTCAGAAGGTCACCGAGCGATCCGAGCAAGCCGGCACCCATCTTCCAACCGTTGGCTAGCTTGTGCAGGTCTCCAGACGCGGATGTCAGCTTTTTCTGGATGCCGCGTAACTCATTGGGCTGTAGAGTTTCCCAATCCTGAGGACTTCATCGGCCGTGATCCCGGCAGCCTCGGTTATCGCGTGCTTACTCATCGCGGCGGGCCTCCTTGGCGATCTCGGCAACACGCTCTTCGGTCATTGCCTCGAAGCGGTCTTTCCATTCTGGGAACGCCTCGATAGCCAGGTTGCGGATGACGTTCAGCGCCGACGGCGACTTACGGTTCGACGGTTGACGATATTCAAGCCGATGCGCTGGCACGCCTTGGCTCGCGGCTTTCTTGAAGATGACGGCATCTGGGATGATCGATTGCAGGACGGTGTAGTCAGGGTTCCCGTCGAAAATTTCACGGACGGTACGGTGGATCTCGCGTGCGTCAGCAGTTTCATCCAGGCCGTTGATGATGATGTTGATGTGGGGAATGGTGAGGCCGAGGCGTGCGTAACTGCGCAAGCCATCCATCATATGGATGGTCCCACGGCTGAATTCGCGCGCGGCCAACATGTTCGGGGGGAGGGGGAGAGGATGATGTCGGATGCAAGAACGACCATCTCCAACATCGCAGAGCGGGCGCCCTGGGTATCAAAGAGGATGAGGTCGTAATTGGCATCGAAAGCCGACATCAGGTTGGCTAGTCGCAGTCTGCCATCAGGCGCCTGCAGTATGAGGTTGTTGAGCTGGTTGTTGGCGTCGTTCGAGATGATGACGTCGAGATTCTTGATCGACGTGCGGGAGATGATCTTGGCCGGGTCGGTCTCGTTGTACGACAGCAGCTCGAAAATGCCGCCCGGGGCGGTGTACTCCAGGGGGAAATAGGAGGATGCGGAAGGCTGGACGGGGTCCAGATCGATGAGGAGGGTGCGCAGCCCGGCGTCTGCAGTGAATGCCCCCAGATTGGTGGATCCAGTGGATTTACCGGTGCCGCCTTTGGTGGAAACCTTACCTGCTCGTCTTGCTTTCTTCGGATGTGTCATTGCCATGCCTCTAATGTGGATTTCATTAGAGGCTGCTTAGCTAGGCGCTGGAATGGTGCTTAAAACCCCTCCCTAGGTGGAAATTTCGGCCTAGATCCCAATTGTCTTTTAACCAATTGGTCGTAGGTTCGAATCCTACACGACCCACCATGAATAAAGGGCATCTCGAAAGAGATGCCCTTTTTCTTTTGCCTGGCAGAATGTGGGCCTGCTTTGCAGGCCGTTCGCGGCACAAGGCCGCTCCTACAGGAACACGCGATCCCCTGTAGGAGCGGCCTTGTGCCGCGAAAGGGGCGCAAAGCGCCCCCAGCGATCATTAATGCAGCTTCAGGCGCGGCTCGGTGCCCCGGCCAATCTTGCTCCCCAGCATCATCAACGCCGTACGGAAGAACCCGTACAACGCCATCTGGTGCATGCGGTACAGCGACACATAGAACATCCGCGCCAGCCAGCCTTCCAGCTTCACGCTGCCCATCAGGTTACCCATCAGGTTGCCCACCGCCGAGAAGCGCGACAGCGATACCAGCGAGCCGTAGTCCTTGTACTCGTAGGTCGGTAGCGCCTTGTTGTCCAACCGCGCCTTCAGGCTTTGCGCCAGCATCGAAGCCTGCTGGTGCGCTGCCTGGGCACGTGGCGGCACGTTGCGGTCGCTACCCGGTTGCGGGCAGGCGGCGCAGTCACCGAAGGCGAAGATGTTGTCGTCGCGGGTGGTCTGCAGGGTAGGGCGCACCACCAGTTGGTTGATGCGGTTGGTTTCCAGCCCATCGATGTCCTTCAGGAAGCCCGGTGCACGGATACCCGCCGCCCACACTTTCAGGCTGGCCTGGATCACTTCGCCGTCCTTGGTTTTCAGGCCGTCCTCGGTCACTTCACTGACAGCCGCGTTGGTCATCACCTTCACCCCGAGCTTTTCCAGGGTTTTGTGCACCGGCACGCTGATGCGCTCTGGCAGCGCTGGCAGCACGCGCGGGCCAGCCTCGATGATGGTGATGTGCATATCCTTGGGCTGGATGCGGTCCAGGCCATAGGCCGCCAGTTCGTGGGCGGCGTGGTGCAGCTCGGCCGCCAGCTCCACACCGGTGGCACCGGCGCCGACGATGGCTACGCTGATCTGCTCGCTGGCCACGTCGCCCGCGTGAGCACGCAGGTAGTGGTTCAGCAACTGCTGGTGGAAGCGCTCGGCCTGCTTGCGCGTGTCGAGGAACAGGCAGTGCTGCGCCGCGCCCAAGGTGCCGAAGTCGTTGGTGTTGGAACCCACGGCAATGACCAGGGTGTCGTAGCTGAGGGTGCGCGCAGGCAGCAGCTCGCGGCCCTCATCATCGAGGGTGGCGGCCAGTTGAATCTGCTTGCCCTCACGGTCCAGGCCGCTCATGCGCCCCAGCTGGAAGTTGAAGTGGTTCCACTTGGCCTGGGCCACGTAGTTCAGTTCGTCTTCCGAGGAGTTCAGCGAGCCGGCGGCCACTTCGTGCAGCAGTGGCTTCCAGATGTGCGTGAGGTTGGCGTCGACCAGGGTGATTTCGGCCTGCTTGCGCTTGCCCAGGCTTTTACCCAGGCGGGTCGCCAGTTCCAGGCCGCCGGCGCCGCCGCCGACAATCACGATGCGATGAGTCATGGGGATATCTCATAAGGTTTACGGAATTCGTGGCCCTGGGGGCCGGCCGCAAACTGCACGAGGGGAGGGCGAGCGCAAAGCAGCTCATAGCACCAGTCCACTCAGCAGGCGGCTGATGAGACCCAACCCGATGGTCACGGCCAGCACCAGCACAAGGAGCAGCCACGGCCGGAAGGGCCTGCGCTCGACTTGGTGCTGGGGGGCTCGCAGATACTCATCGACACGACGCTGATCTTCAGGATTCAGGCGGCTGGTCATGGTGGGCCTCGTCAGGTAGACGTTTGTGACTGCGTAAACGCTACAGCGTTCGTGCAGGCGCTTGAAACAAATGATAATGCTTTCTATCTCTGGCGCCGAGTGTACGCCATCGCAAACACTCGCTGCACTGGATCAAAGACTGATGCCTACATCAAAAACAATGCTGCGCCCCAGGTTGCCACGCAGGAAGTCCGGCGCGTCGGGGTGGGCGAACAGCACCCGGGCAAACGTCGGCCCCACCAGCGACAACGAGCGCCAGCCCTGGCGCAGGTATTCGGTGGGCGGCGGGAAGTGGGTGTTGAGGTCCAGCACTTCGCGCTTGAGGCTGGCGAAGGCGATGATGTCCAGCTCGTTCAGCTCCAGCCCGCGTTCGCGGTAGTTGTGCGCCTTCTTGCGCAAGGTCGGCGCCAGGCGCGCCAACAGCTCGGTGGCACTGATGCGCCGTGGGCGCGCTTCACGGCGCACCAGTTGTGCCAGGGAAAACGCACTGCGCCGGCGTTGCAGCTCTTCCCGCCATTCATCGTTCAGCCGGCGGCCCTCGTCCAGCACGAAAAACACCTCGAAGGCCGCATCGCGAAACAGCACATCTGGCGGCTCTTGCCCGGCCGGGGTGAAGTCTTCGCTGCGGTAAGGGATGTTCAACCCCTGCAACAGGCGCTGGCACACCCAACGCTCCCGCTCCCACTTGCGGGCGTTGGAGAGAAAGGCATTGGCTTGTTCGGCCTGGATGGTAAGCAGGCGCAGGTAGTCTGAGTCATCCATGCAGACAAGCTTAGCCGCTAATCGATGACGGTAAGATGCTGTTTAAGCGTGGGAATCAGCCCAGTACCGGCCACTGCTGCACCAGCCCGACCAGGTGCACCAGGCCGAAGCCCAGGCAGATCAGCGAACTGACCACGATAAAACGCTGCGAACGCCCGGTACCCGCCAGCAATCTGGGCC includes the following:
- the dnaB_1 gene encoding Replicative DNA helicase (*Name dnaB_1), which gives rise to MSLCFQGTRDAAELAADAAEVQDTLEQKLFKLGEGRVVSEFTDMNEALLSVVDKIDANFNGHVTVTGVPTGITDLDEMTRGLQPADLIIVGARPSMGKTSFCLSTVDAALTNSPDKIVLVFSMEMPTEALIYRMLAILGHIDLSRLLSGQLQDEDWPKLSAAVHRMNAYGNRLVIDDSANLTPAAMRAKVRRASRRFGKPCLIMADYLQLMRSPGQENRVNEISEISRSLKGIAKEFNCPFMALSQLNRDLERRPNKRPVNADLRDSGAIEQDADLILFVYRDEVYNEDTELKGVAELIIGKHRNGPVGYVRAAFIANQTRFANLTADHWQGAAA
- the ndh gene encoding NADH dehydrogenase (*Name ndh); this encodes MTHRIVIVGGGAGGLELATRLGKSLGKRKQAEITLVDANLTHIWKPLLHEVAAGSLNSSEDELNYVAQAKWNHFNFQLGRMSGLDREGKQIQLAATLDDEGRELLPARTLSYDTLVIAVGSNTNDFGTLGAAQHCLFLDTRKQAERFHQQLLNHYLRAHAGDVASEQISVAIVGAGATGVELAAELHHAAHELAAYGLDRIQPKDMHITIIEAGPRVLPALPERISVPVHKTLEKLGVKVMTNAAVSEVTEDGLKTKDGEVIQASLKVWAAGIRAPGFLKDIDGLETNRINQLVVRPTLQTTRDDNIFAFGDCAACPQPGSDRNVPPRAQAAHQQASMLAQSLKARLDNKALPTYEYKDYGSLVSLSRFSAVGNLMGNLMGSVKLEGWLARMFYVSLYRMHQMALYGFFRTALMMLGSKIGRGTEPRLKLH
- the yejK_1 gene encoding Nucleoid-associated protein YejK (*Name yejK_1), yielding MPIRHAIVHQLDKQPDGNPAVLHARDTELPATDAVENLQADLNDSYNAKQGKAWGFFHGESGAYPFSGWLKQYLEEQQDFTSFSRVSVEHLQKLIEEVNLSTGGHVLFSHYQQGLTEYLMIAVLQQVETVGLDGDLNVVASRYLDTSNFSCAARINLSEWRNNPNSKQYISFVKGKNGRKSSDYFRDFIGCQEGVDGPGETRTLLKAFTDYVEKEDLPEESAREKTHALLDYATTQTKLGQPLSLQELSQTLDEDRPQAFYDHIRNSDYGLSPEIPADKRTLNQFRRFTGRAEGLSISFEAHLLGSNVTYDADTGSLTIKNLPTQLTDQLKRRQ
- the soj_1 gene encoding Sporulation initiation inhibitor protein Soj (*Name soj_1); its protein translation is MTHPKKARRAGKVSTKGGTGKSTGSTNLGAFTADAGLRTLLIDLDPVQPSASSYFPLEYTAPGGIFELLSYNETDPAKIISRTSIKNLDVIISNDANNQLNNLILQAPDGRLRLANLMSAFDANYDLILFDTQGARSAMLEMVVLASDIILSPSPRTCWPRANSAVGPSI